The Bacillus sp. F19 DNA segment TGTCTGCAACCTCAAGAAGATCACCTTCTGTTCTGGAAAGCAGTACAACATCCGCTCCTGCTTCTGCATATCCAATGGCTAATGCTCTTCCAATTCCCCGTCCTGCTCCTGTAATAACGGCTAGTTTGTTTTTCAGATGAAATGATGGTAAATACATGCTAATCCCTGCTTTCAATGAAATATCTCTTATTCTATCACAAATTTCCGATTTTTCTGTTTTATAAATCAAACTCTTTAAATGGCAGATTGCTGATTTTAAAAAACACAAAAAAAGAGCAGACAGTTGTCCGCTCTTCCTGCTGTTAAAATTTTCCAACATCACTTCCTGGAATGGAAGTATGTGTTGTTGGTATTTCTGGTGCTTTTTTAGATGCAGAACGATTTGTTTCAGATCTTCCAGTTAACTCACTGCCAGCTTCTTTTACCTTTGAACCGATTGATGCCAGATCTTTTTGTGCGTCTTTAGCTGTAGAAAGTGTATCATTTGAAATTTGAACGGCGTCATTGACGTTATCCATAACATCTTCATTTAAACGGTCATAGAGTTTTTTTGCCTCATTGATTGCATCTTTTAATGAATCTGCTGCACTTTTAAATTGTGATACCATTTGATTTTTGACTTCACCTGGATTTTCTTTTACTTGTGTAAAAACATCAAGAGATGAATCCTTCAAATTAACAGCTGAGTCTTTCACTTGATTTCGGGTTTTACGGTCAAATAGGGTGACTAGTCCCCCTACAACTGCACCTGCTAATATTCCCTTTACCAGCTTGCTGTTATTTTTATCTTTGCCTTTTTTTGCAATGCTTATCTCAGTCTTCGAAATTTCTGTTGGTGCTGGTTCTGATCCCAGTGTATTGTTTTGGTTTGTATTATAGATTGTCATTGTATTAATCCTCCTGTTTAGTTAATGTCATACTCCCTACATACCCACCTTCTTAATAAAATGAAACCTATTAATTTAACACCTTATAAGATTTTTAATAATTTGGAATAATCTGTTCATATTTTCTTAGAAGATGTATAATTACTTGGGAACACGAAAGATCAATATTCGTTTGGAGGGAATGTCCATTGGAAAAAACGATTGAAAAACGTTTATATCGCAGTGAAGTGCCAGCAGAACTGACATGGAATTTAGAAGATTTGTTTGAAACACATCAGGATTGGGAGTCAGAATTAACGACCATAGAACGGGACGCCGCACAAATCAGAAAATATAGAGGGAGGCTCGGTGACGGTGCAAACTCTCTATTGGAATGCCTTCAAGCTGAAGAGAAATTATTTAAAAAAATAGTGAGAGCCGGAACATACATCAGCCTGCAGCAATCTGCAGACGGAACAAATCCCGAGCATCAAGGAAATTACTCACGGTTTGCCGCCGTTCATTCAAAAGCAAATGCAGATTTATCTTTTATAGAATCTGAACTATTGTCTCTTCCTGAGGGAACCATTGATGCATACATAAAGGAACAAAGCGGATTAGCGGCATTCAGCATAAAATTAAAAGAATTGCTTCAGTCGAGAGTTCATCAGCTGTCAGAAGAAACAGAAGAAGTATTGGCAGCATTGGGAGATGTCCACGGTTCACCTTACCGAATCTATCAAACAAGTAAATCTGCTGATATGGATTTTGACCCAATTGAGGATGAAAATGGAAATGTTCTGCCGAATTCATTCGCTCTTTATGAAGACCGCTATGAATTTACACCGAATACATTTGTAAGAAGAAAAGCATTCGATTCTTTTGTAATAACACTGAAAAAATATAAAAACACTTTTGCAGCCACTTACGCTACTGAGGTGAAAAAACAGATCACGGTTTCACGCTTTAGAAAGTATGATTCAGTAACAGACATGCTGCTGAAGCCCCAGCATGTGACAAAGGAGATGTATCATAATCAGCTTGATATTATTCAAAAGGAACTAGCGCCCCATATGCGAAGGTTTGCCTCCTTGAAAAAAAGGGTCCTGCAGCTTGAAGAATTGCATTTTTGTGATTTAAAGGCACCGCTTGATACAGAGTTTAATCCTAAAACGACCTATACTGAAGCTTGCCGTGTGATCTTAGAAGCACTTGAAGTAATGGGCCCTGAATATACACAAATTATGAAAAAAGCATTAACGGACCGCTGGGTTGATCTGGCGGATAATGTAGGGAAATCAACAGGTGCATTCTGTTCAAGCCCTTACGGTGTGCATCCATATATTCTGATCACGTGGCAGGATACGATGAGAGGTGCTTTTGTACTTGCACATGAACTTGGCCATGCCGGACATTTCTATTTGGCAAACAAAAATCAGCGCATTATGAATACAAGACCTTCTACATATTTCGTAGAGGCCCCTTCAACATTAAACGAAATGCTGCTTGGCAGGCATTTACTTAAGAATACGCAGGATAAACAAATGAGACGCTGGGTCATTCTTCAGCTTCTCGGAACGTATTATCATAACTTTGTTACACATTTACTTGAAGGAGAATTCCAGCGCCGCGTCTATGAAGCAGCCGAAAAAGGCATCCCGATTACAGCTAAGATGCTTTGTGATCTTAAAGGGAATGTGCTCTCCTCTTTTTGGGGTGACGCGGTAACATTTGATGAGGGTGCCTCATTAACTTGGATGAGACAGCCTCATTATTATATGGGTCTCTACCCTTACACGTACTCAGCTGGACTGACAGCTTCAACTTTGGTTTCACAATTGATAGATGAAGAAGGAAAACCTGCAGTAGACCGATGGATCGAGGTGTTAAAAGCTGGAGGAACCAAAAAACCAGTAGATCTATTAAAAGATGCAGGCGTGGATATGACAAATCCTGAAGCCATCAGAAAAGCCGTCGCATATGTCGGCACGCTTGTTGATGAGCTGGAGAAAAGTTATGAATAACTAGAAAAGCGGAACCGACTGTTCAGACTCGGGCAGACAGATAAGAATTCACCCGAAAAGTCCGGGTTTGACTTTCCTGAGGGAATTTGTTCTGGCCGAGGGGCTAGGAGGTGGAGCTGGACAATGAAAAGCGGAACCGCCCGGTTAGCGCAGGCAGACTAAAAAGGATCCGGCAATTAAAGAGTTCGTAAAATAGTTTTGCCCTATAAATATAGACCAGCTTGAATCAGCTGGTCTTCTTATTTATCTATACCGTTCTTCCCTGTTAGTGAACCAGTTCTCTTTTTACAATGGCCGCTTTAATCATAAAATAGGTCACCTCATCAGGAAGGCATTCTTTCAGCGGCTTCAGCAGGCCATAGCCATGTGTCCGGATCGCCTCTTCGATTTGCCTTTCATACTTGGCTGGGATCCAGGCATCAAAATCTATGTCAAGTCCTTCTTTGGCACAGCGCAGCAAGTGATTTTCAATTGTTATCACCGACAAATCTCTTTTTTCAGCAATTTCTTCTACACTCAGACCTTCTTTGTATAAGTGCAGGGAGTCCAGATAAGATGATTCTTTTCGCTCTTTTTTAACAGGAATCAACGTTTGAGCTGGCTGCTCTATATTAGGGTTCTCGTTTACATATGCGGTTATTTTCTCAATGAAGATTTCACCATACTTATGCTGTTTCGCTTCTCCAACCCCCTGAACTGCAAGAAATTCATCCAGCGACTTCGGCATTTTGGCACTCATATCCTTTAAAGATTTATCTGAGAAAATAACGAATGGCGGAACATTTTCCTCTGTTGCAAGCTGTTTTCTCAGCTCTTTAAGCTGCATGAACAGCCCGTCGTTCGCTGCAGCTTCAACAATTCGCATTTTTTCCTTTCTGTGCACTTCTAAATTGCCCTTCAGAACCTCTAGTCCCTTCTCTTCGACTACCAGAACGGGAAATTGCCCGCCAGTAATCGAAATATATTGTTCTGAAGTCAAATAATCAATAAATTCACTGACTTCTTTAACTGTACGATGCTTTAAAATGCCGTATGTTGAAAGCTCATTAAATTTAAAATCCAACACCTTTTTGTTGGATGAACCCGTCAGTACCTGACTGATCATGGTTTTACCGAATCTTTGCCCCATTCTGATCATGCAGGAAAGAACCATTTGCGCTTCTTTTGTTACATCCTCATGCGTGCGTTCGTCCCGGCAATTGCTGCATTTTCCGCACGGTTCAGCTTCACTGTCCCCAAAGTAATTCAAAATAAATGATTGGAGACACCCTTCCGTATGGCAATAATCGCGCATTTGATGCAGCTTAACAAGCTCTGCCTGCTGTCTTTCTTTATGAAATGTTGACTGTTCAATTAAATAACGCTGAATTTGAATATCCTGCGGGGAATACAGCAAAAAACATTCACTGTCTAATCCATCTCTTCCAGCTCTCCCCGCTTCCTGGTAATAGCTTTCCATATTTTTAGGAAGCTGATAGTGTATGACATACCTGACATTGGATTTATCGATTCCCATGCCGAATGCGTTGGTCGCTACCATTACAAGAATATCATCCCTTAAGAAAAGGTCCTGCTGCAGCCCGCGCTGAACATCACTCATTCCCCCGTGGTATCTGCCTGCTTGAATTCCTTTTTTAATAAGACGTTCATATATATGATCTGCTTCTTTCCTCGTAGCAGCGTAAATAATTCCTGATTCGGTGCCATTTTTTGCTATGTATCTTTCAATAAAGTCGTATCTGTTTTCACCTTTGCTTACATTGAATGATAAATTCCCCCTCTCAAATCCTGTTACTGTGGTATATTGCTCTTGTATTCCAAGAGAGGTGCATATATCTTCTTTAACAATTGGAGTCGCTGTAGCTGTCAATGCTAGAAAAACGGGATTTGATTTAAGCTCCGTTTTTAATTCTTTTATTCTTAAATAGCTCGGCCGGAAATCATGACCCCATTGTGAAATACAGTGGGCTTCATCGACTGCAACCATAGAAACATTCATTCTTTGCAGCTGCTCTAAAAACAAAGATGATTCTAATCTTTCAGGCGCAACATATAAAATTCGATAATTTCCTGCTTCTAAATCTAATAGCCTGGCACTTGTTTCTGTATGGGAGAGTGTGCTATTGAGGAAGGTTGCAGGGATTCCTGCCTGATCAAGAGAGTCCACCTGATCTTTCATGAGTGAAATAAGGGGAGAAATGACGAGGGTAATGCCAGAAAATAAGAGTGCGGGGATTTGATAACATATGGACTTTCCGCCTCCAGTCGGCATAATGCCTGCTGAATGATTTCCATTCAAAACGCTGCTGATAATTTCTTCCTGTCCCGGACGGAATGATGAATAACCAAAATAGTGCTGCAAATGCTGTTTCGCTTGTTCTAACAAAATAATATCCCTCCTGAAAAATAACTGTACTCCAATTTTACATGCGCGGACATAAATTAGCTATACCTCTAGCTGAAATCGAATTTTGTATAAATAAAAAAAACTCTAAAATAGAGTTTTTTTAATACTTTTTATGATTATTTATAACCTCAAGCACTTTAGTACTTGCTTTCATTTCGCTTTTGCAGAGCGGACATACAGGTGTTTCGCTTTCACTGCTTTTAAAGTTATCGCGAACCCATCCTTTGCAGTCCTCAGACGTGCAAATCCATACCTTCGTTTCCTCTGTTACGATATCTTCTGGTTTTTTTCTATACATTCATGACTCTCCTCTCAGGTTCTGATTAATGAATAGCTTGAAACAGTTTTAGAAAAATCATAAACGTTAACTGGAAGAAAAAAATTCACCAATTATAAAAAGTACCCATTTCGTGATGACTCTTTATAAGTAGTGAATTAAAAATGCAATACTGCTTGATTATTTTATATGTTTTTACTGCATTTGTCAATAGATATTCCTATTTGAGGATAACCGCCCCCATGAATTAAGCTCGTTTCAGGAGGTGCCAATCATGGACTTAATTTTATATCTGATCTTTATACTCTTATACTTTATATTATTTGGTTTTGGATTCTTTTTAATAACGAGAAAGGCAACAGTCCCGGGAATTATTTTGGTTCTCATTACTCTCGGCATCAGGAGCTTTAATTGGAGCTCTAGTATTTTGGAGAAAAACGAAAAAACCGATTATGCTGATTGGCAGTGCCGTATCTTTACCAATACCAAGCTCCGCTGCTGCTAATGCGTTTGAACTTATCTTTATCCTTTCTCTATAGATCACATCCAGAAAAAGACTCAAGGCTGCCGGCTAAATCGGCAGCCTTTGTTCTATTTACTGAAAGGATTATAGTCCATTTTTATCTGCGGCAGCTCACGCACTTCTTCTGTCATCTGACTTCCGCACATCGGGCAGGACAGATCTTCCGTTGAAAAATCTTTTCTCATCCAGCCATTACAAGCTTCCGATTCACAAGCGTATACTGTTGTGTCTTCAATAATTGTAACGGGTTCTTCAGCACCCTTTTTCGCAAAGTACATGAGCATAACTCCTTTTTTTATATAGTATACGCTTTTCAAACAAAAAATATTTATGTCATTTTTCTTTTTTCAATTGGAATCGAAACTTCATAAAATATGTCTTTGAAATCGTATTCTCATTCGTGTATCAAAGCAGTTTGATTCATTATCTACTATTCAATCGTTTGATGTTTTTCAGGATACTTATCATTTTCAGCTTCTTTTTTAGTAGTATTTATGCAATAATTAATACTAATTAAGTCGTACAAAAAAGCCGGATGAATGATTCAATCCGGCTTTAGCACTATATATGAATAGGCATTGAAATGCTGAAGGCTGACCCTAGACCTTCTTCACTTGCAACTTCAATTCTGCCATTATTCGACTTAACGATGTCAAAACAAACAGCAAGACCTATGCCTGTTCCTTGTTCCTTGGTTGTGAAGAATGGTTTAAAGAGAGAATCTACCGTCTCCTTTCCCATTCCTATTCCATTGTCTGTAATCTGAATAACAACATGGCGGTCTTCTATTCTGGTTGTAATTGCAATCATTCCATTATCTTTTTGATGACTGATTTGAATGGCTTCCATAGCATTTTTAACAATATTCAGGAGCACTTGTTTCATTTGCTTGACATCAACCGTAACCATTAAGTCAGGGTCATTAACCGTGTAAGTCAGCTCACAATTTGATAGTATAGCTTCACTTTTACAAATCAGAATAATGTCATTTATCAGGTTTCGAAGCAAAATGGGCTGTCTGTCTTTGTTCTGCTCTTTGGAGTTATCTAAAAACTCATAGATGATATCGTTTGCACGATTTAATTCTTCTAATGCAACATCAGCATAATGGCCTTTTCCGATTTCGATTAAGTGAGGCTTTAGCAGCTGCAGAAAACCCTTTACGCTTGTAAGCGGATTACTGATTTCATGTGCAATGCTTGCGGCAAATTGTCCAACCGTTGCCAGGCTGTCCTGCTTTATGGCAATCTCCTTCATCTGCTGGAGCGATTTCTCGAGCTGCTCCTGCTTTTCAAGCAAATTAAGGTTAGCATAAAGCAAATCATCTTCAAGCGTTTTAACAGCCTGGTAGATTTGATCAGCACTTTCTTCTTTATCAATGCAAAAGATATGAATAAAGTTTTTGCCCTCATATTGAATATAGACATCAAATAATGTCATCGGATTTGATTTCGTTTTTAAATTCAGTTCAATTTTTGTAATGGACGGCGTGTCCAAAATGAACTTAGCTGCTTTTTTCTTGCTTCCAATTCCTACTATATCGAGGAAATGGCTTTCCTCATCAAAGATATTAAACGTGCATTTTGAAACTGATACGATCTTAAGCTTTCGATCGACCAGAAAATAAGGAAATGGTATTTTGTCATATTTACTTGCGATTAATTGCATTTCCATGGCGATCATTCCTTGAGTTAGATTTTTCAATCCAGCTGCCGAGCTGATCAATATTTTGAATCACCACGGTGTTGGGCGGGCAGTAATAATCGAGATCAAAATCGTTTGTCAGTTTCCCTGCGAGCATAATCGTCGGAGAATAATTCAGTTTTTGCAATTCATCCATATAGTAAAAAACAGTCGGGATGTTGCAGATGACACTAGTGGAGAAAGCAATCACATCCGGCTTCCATTTCTCTGCATACTGACAAATATGATCCATTGAAACATTTGACTCAATACAGCTTGCTTCCCAGCCATATTCTTTAAATAAGAAAGAAGTCATCATCATTCCTATCGTATGTTCTTCGTTTCTCATAGAAAGCAGCATAACACGCGGTTTCATTGTTGCTTGCGATTGTATATTAGGTTCTTTATGTAATTGTTCCACTTTTAAATAGTAATAACTGGCGATCATAGATTTGCAGACAGCCGCTGCTACATGTTCATCCGCCACAGTCGCACGGTTCATTTCCCACAATTCTCCTACATTGTCCATGGTATCTGATAGAAATCCATACACTTGAGTACTGGTGGTATCTTCTTCAATCATACTGTTTAAGTAGTTCCATGAAAGACTGTGTTCGCCATCGATAAACAATTGACTCAACTCTTTAACGGGATTCATAGAAATCACCAACCAATCGTTTTCATCTTCTCATCTGCCTAAAAACAGCTGTCAAGAGAGAATATACGGTAAATGGCATTATAGTTTAAGGGTAACACATAACTAGACAACTAGAAACAAATATTCGTTCGCAATAGTATATTTCATAAATCTTTACATACTGCCTCTCTCTTATGAGAAAAGACAGAGTTTGATACAATAAATAAGAGAAGATTTGGAAAGGATGCTTTAAATGAATGAGAAATTATTTTATACCTCCCCTAAAACTTTTGAGTGGAAAACAGCGGTTACGGGCACAGAAGAACGCAACGGGTTAAAGCTGTTAAAATTAAAGGAAACCGCTTTTTATCCCGAAGGCGGCGGACAGCCTGCTGATCATGGCTGGATTGAATCTATTTCAATTGAAGGCCTGCTAGAAGACGGAGAAGAAATCTATCATATCGTCTCTCGCTTTCCATCTGAAAAAGAAGTCACTTGTAAAGTAAACAGCAAACGGAGAATCGATCATATGCAGCATCATTCAGGTCAGCACCTCTTATCTGCTGTCTGCCTTGAATTATTTGATTATCAAACAGAAAGCTTCCACTTAGGAGCTGACACGGTAACAATTGATTTAAGGACGCCTCAATTAACCTCTGAGCAAATGAAGCTCATAGAGAGGAAAAGCAATCAATATATCTTTGAAAATAGAAAAATACATACGTTTTTCGCTGAAGAAAATAAATTGCGTGATTTACCGCTGAGAAAACTGCCTGATGTTAAAGAAAAGATCCGGATTGTTCAAATAGAAGGAATTGATACGTCTGCCTGCTGCGGCACCCATGTTGAGCGCACGGGTGAAATCGGAATGCTTAAGCTTATTAAGACCGAAAAACAGAAAGGTATGATCCGTCTTCATTTTAAATGCGGTTTCCGTGCTCTATCGGATTATCAAAACATGCAAGAAACCGTTCAATTTGCAGGACAGTTTTTCCAAACGTCCGCGAATGAAATTTCGGCAAGATTAAAGGCATTGGATCAGGAAACAAAGCTGATTCAAAAAGAAGCAGAGCAGCTGAGAGCAGAAAATGCAGCTTTTACTGCAGAAAAAATGGAACTTGAACAAAATGGTTTGTTGGGTCATGGGCTGTTTGAAAAGAAAACTACAAAAGAGCTGCAATTGATTGCCTCCCGTTTACTAGAAAACGGAAAAAAATATGCTCTTCTGGCATCAATCAGCGAAAATTATGTTCTTTTCTCACAGAAAGGCACTGTTCATGCTGGCACCTTATTTAAAACCAATCTTGCTGACTTCGATGGAAAAGGCGGAGGCAGCGAAAAGCAGGCCCAGGCGAAATTTTTTACTAACTCCGAAACAGAGCGCTTCTTTTTACAAATAAAAGAAAAAATAGACCAGCTTATATAAGCGGTCTATTTTTTAAATGCCAAATGTATTCCGCCCTTTACTGAAATAGATTGGCCTGTATGTAATCAGAATCTTCAGAAGCAAGGTAAGCGACTGTCCTCGCAATGTCTTCAGCAGTCCCCATGTGCTGCAGCGGAATGCTTGATTGATAAGCTTTTTGCCTGCTTTTAAAGATTTTTTTATTGTTGCCATATGATGTTTCTAAACAGTTAAAGGATGATATTCTTCCCTAATATAATCACAATTGGTAAATGATACAAATTTAACCTCCATATCTTTATTTCTTAACAAAGCGTTCTAATGAAGGCTTCACTTCTTCTTAACGAAAGTACAAAAATACCAGCCTCCTTCACGAATGATGGGTTTTAAGTCTTTCATTTTCATATTGGATTGGTCCGCTATCGAAGAAAGCTCCTGTTTTGTAGGTAAAGCATAAAGATTATCAAATGCAGTAAAGAAACTATTAAATACACTTGAAAACTGCTTACCGTGCTTATGTTTCCTTATCGGAGTATTGATGGATATCACCCCGCATCCCGATGAATCCCAAATTGAATGGCTGGCTTTCTCATAACAAGGCAAATAAAAAACGCTTTCCTAAAGAAAGCGCCTGTTTTACGAAGAAAAACTAATCATGATCGAATCTTGAATCGGCTGATACCCTATTTTTTGATAAATGCTGTTTGATGTTGGATTAGAGAGGTCAGTATAGAGCGTGCAAAAGGAAAAATCTTTTAACAAGTGCTCGCTAAGCACAGCAACGCAGCTGCTTGCGTACCCATTACCCCTTAATTCATCTGGAGTATAGACGAGCGAAACGCAAATTCCATTTTTCGTGGTCCTTGATTTCTTTGCCATTGATACAGGTTTGCCTTCGGCCATCCAAAGGAAGACTGATTTCTCTGAAATAAACTGCTTCATTCTTCCTGCCGCCTGCAGTGCTGTAATTGGAGGCTCGTTTGTATAATTCATAAAATCCACCATCCATTCTGTTAGGAGGGGAAGATGGGCTAGTTCTGCCAAAACAAATTTGCCGTCACTGCGTTTTTGCCTAGTCACTTCATGAAGACGATAAATCTTTTGTTCCATTACAATTTCAGCTCTGTCCTCTGTTTCGATCGACCATATTTTCGCGAATGCCTCTGTCCATTTCCGTTCTCCTACCACACCAGGTATATGTAAACCTTTCTTAACTAGTGCGCGGACTGTTTCAAGTAGAATTGTCTCAGTCATTCCATCCTCATTAAAAGACAGGATCAGATTATGCGGAGGTGTCATCAGCATCGTTAGTGCTAGCTCTCCGTCTTTAACCACCGCAGCGGTATATACATCTGAAGCAGGAATCGTCCGTTTGAAAGCTCCTATAAGTCCTAGCATAAGGTTATTTTCTGCTTCTTTTTTCAATAGAAAAGGTTCCGCTAATTCAATAAATCGACTTCTATCTGTGTATTCTGTCAGTTTCATCTGATTTCACCTCTGCTATATAATTAGCTTTCAGCTTTAGAAATTCCTTTGCAAATAAAATAAAAAACTCCGGCTTTTTTGCCGGAGTTAAAAGGCTGGAAATCTGAAAAATTTCTGAACGGCATAGATCGCACGCTTAATAAATGGCATGTCATCTCTGTACTTTTCGAAATCCAAGGTGTAATCAGCACCGTCATTTTTCCATAGTTTGATAAAATAACCTTCTACTTCCTTCATGACTGGAGTTCTTCTTCGACCGGCCGATTTGGAAGACCGATTTTCTCCTGACCGAAAGCATTTTGATTCGGATCAAGAATCATTTTGATTTCTGCACCGCGATTAGACGCGGCAACGAGGGAATCAATGACTTTTCGATCTGCGAGGTAAAACATACCAATCCAGATTTCATCGCCTTACTCTGTATTTGTTTGCTTCTGACTATTTCGCTTGAGGAAAAACACGCTTTATCATTTCGCTAAATTCATCTGCAAGTCCGGCAACCGGCTCTCCGCCGCGGATTTTATCTCCATAATCTTTCATACGGTCAAAAAAGTCCGGGTTTTCAGAGACGTATACATTGTTAAGATCCCTGTCCGTTGATCTGACTTGATCTGCTACCTTGTCCTTGACTTCATTTGAAAGCTTCCCTTTAGGATCTCCTTCCAGCACCACGGCTGCATACGCATTATTGTTTGTTACGATGACGTTTGCATATTTTATTTCCTCTAAATCAGCCACCTTTTTTGCGGCATCATCCGCTACATCCATTTGGTTTTGCTCATTTGTTTGTTCATCATACGTGACATTTTTCAGCTCATTGTTATTGATATTATCGTTTTCACGGGCATTGTTATCCATTCCGCATCCTGCACTTATCATGAGGGAAAGGACAATGCCCGCTCCAGTTAACAGCTTTCCTTTTTGCATAACTTAATTCCTCCATTCATTTCATTGCCATTATTTTTTGCTGAAATGAAGGATTTATGCAAAAAAAGAATGTTTTTCTTTCTTCAATCACATTTTCATATTCCGTCACGTCACGTCTCGCCATGTTAAAACAAACCCAGTATCCTCATTAAGATGATTCTTTAATCGATCAACGGCGATTTGAGCAGTGAAGCGGTTAAATAGTTTGATCTGCGCACTATGCGGAAAAGGTTCGCTGGTGAGGATTTTCTGCTCTCGTTCATATATCCCATAAATCCTTCAGGACCTTCCATTCCAACGTACAGTCCAACCTTTTCTAATATCTGTCTTGCCTTATTATTAAACCAGATTATATGAAAATCATTATCACAAAATATGAGCCCTTCTCCAATGCTGTTCAGCAGCGCGTAAACGTTTATATTCT contains these protein-coding regions:
- a CDS encoding GNAT family N-acetyltransferase, whose product is MKLTEYTDRSRFIELAEPFLLKKEAENNLMLGLIGAFKRTIPASDVYTAAVVKDGELALTMLMTPPHNLILSFNEDGMTETILLETVRALVKKGLHIPGVVGERKWTEAFAKIWSIETEDRAEIVMEQKIYRLHEVTRQKRSDGKFVLAELAHLPLLTEWMVDFMNYTNEPPITALQAAGRMKQFISEKSVFLWMAEGKPVSMAKKSRTTKNGICVSLVYTPDELRGNGYASSCVAVLSEHLLKDFSFCTLYTDLSNPTSNSIYQKIGYQPIQDSIMISFSS
- a CDS encoding YhcN/YlaJ family sporulation lipoprotein is translated as MQKGKLLTGAGIVLSLMISAGCGMDNNARENDNINNNELKNVTYDEQTNEQNQMDVADDAAKKVADLEEIKYANVIVTNNNAYAAVVLEGDPKGKLSNEVKDKVADQVRSTDRDLNNVYVSENPDFFDRMKDYGDKIRGGEPVAGLADEFSEMIKRVFPQAK